A single Larimichthys crocea isolate SSNF chromosome VIII, L_crocea_2.0, whole genome shotgun sequence DNA region contains:
- the dmxl2 gene encoding dmX-like protein 2 isoform X6, with protein MHLHQVLTGAVNPGDCCYSVGSVNDIPFTAYGSGCDVVILASDFECVQIIPGAQNGNIQVGCVECSHQLGRIAASYGNTVCIFEPLSTNPNKRHKQLNYQWQKTGQFFLDAITYNLAWDPQGNRILAATERLQLWAPPLTDALIEEEDGQMTDDKPHPVLNDWNCVWQCKTAASVHVAKWSPDGEYFATVGKDDCLLKVWYPTTGWRSAVVVQDLSDKKPPPVNFSFVYLAHPRSVTGMSWRKTSKFMAKGSVCNVLLTSCEDGVCRLWSETLLPEDSLLGGQISENTHSFSSSLPGLAGNKDKIQHALESIHHLKHLRRGRRRSSALVAHSELLPSQLGTQDAHTHRHIAHHANALCHFHISASINPNTDIPPVLADSAVFNPDDGSGGGGFVVHWLNNKDLSFTSSMDLFMLQLRKFSEQQLEQTTEDPLDPEGSPLKFDFDLDEMSDKASSEHGEEGEPGEQGSTKASSPGSSSSMPLPSMLLERKMETLTTEWNKSPDMLFTIHPADGSFLVWHVKYLDEFNQGIFRQVQVSFSSRIPVAFPTGDANSLSKNILMYACTLSEGESSGAGDQGRMVQRMSRSASASAGLGSPTLASSPNPRPGISPAVMMVSKHVDGSLNQWAVTFAERSAFSNVLTVSHKFRYCGHRFHLNDQACHTVLPLLLTSSHHNALLTPPSAPGSLEGEQPPTIPLPKGLTSRKQLRNAATRTFHDPNAIYSELILWRVDHIGPLSCTGGVSELARINSLHTSAFSNVAWLPTLVPSSVLGTYCNSASACFVASDGKNLRLYQAVVDARKLLDELSDPETSKLVGEVFNIVSQQSTARPGCIIELDVITNQCGANTQLLHVFQEDFILGYKPQKEPEAYTPAFPPGGDYLPAPFSEKFFLVVIEKDLNRNSVLQMWHLHLKSVQACVDEPSPDYSFQSQLMVPNQVVNADSSPETSPIRPLPRSASTANLQSASKLILSSKLVYSKRLDLPHGVEVTRATPSAGHLSSSSIYPVCLAPYLIVTACSDSRVRFWHCAVECDDGYSKDDQDNLVYRWEPWALMNEEEDNNSAVGVYGRPVAVSCSYIGRLAVAFKKPRQGQLLGSEKDFSMHVSIYECESTGGSEWVLEQTLHLDDFTRPSSTLDPRVSVDSNLFVYSRSDLYMSRDHSSPNIKHYVHLDWLSKEDGSHILTVGVGSNILMYGRISGMVNEQTSSKEGVAVITLPLGGSIKQGIRSRWILLRSVDLLSSVDGTPSLPVSLSWVRDGILVVGMDCEMHVYAQWHQDKKPGEGEEGNLSSADIAGGQTANSVFEGRARSKSVFEGSAAVDEALRAPAGLQEGGLFEAAHSLSPTLPQYHPTQLLELMDLGKVRRAKAILAHLVKCIAGEVAVVRDVEAGEGGARRHLSRTISVTGSTAKDTIVAGRDGGRDYTEINSIPPLPLYSLMLADLDTSYKGAEEAAKGAKVADGEGAQKSTEDQYSDLFQVPTVTTDDFVNFATDKPEKKSRVINLSQYGPTYFGPEHAQVLSSHLMHSSLPGLTRLEQMFLVALADTVATTSAEVAGSTDQQYSGAEALDECGLRYLLAMRLHTCLLTSLPPLYRMQLLHQGLSTCHFAWAFHSEAEEELLNMIPAMQRGDPQWSELRAVGVGWWIRNINTLRKMVEKLGKAAFQRHNDPLDAALFYLAMKKKAVLWGLFRSQHDEKMTQFFKNNFTEDRWRKAALKNAFSLLGKQRFEQSAAFFLLAGSLKDAIEVLLEKMEDLQLAMIVARLYEADFENSSTCQGLLYEKVLGCNRDGSGYHCSRLHPDPFLRSIAYWIMKDYTQALDTLLERIPKEDDENPDVMVKSCNPVVFSFYNYLRTHPLIIRRHFANPEGTAATVGLTAEKSSADEINLIERKLFFTTANAHFKVGCPVLALEVLSKIPKVTKKSGSSPLSKASSKANLNSSQPLENGTQGGVDWGFPAAPAQAWGGNDSTGGLDWSQPVVKVEDDGLKLDWGNDNEDDEDEDDGLTMKKPEAETKADGGSESSGSKLQRENSQGESEVDVIAEQLKFRACLKILMTELRTLATGFEVDGGKLRFQLYSWLEKEIAAMHKICNYKVEGKEEDSEVERWGERTASVDISDEALEHIEAGAYERHQMERRRLQAKQQHSERRKAWLRKNQALLRVFLSYCSLHGAKGGGVTSVRMELLFLLQESQQELTVKQLQSPLPLPTTLPLLSACIAPTKTVIANPVLHLSNHIHDILHTITLMDAPPHPDFMDDRVNTLHTLAASLSACIYQALCDSHSYSSQTEANQFTGMVYQGLLLSERKRLRTESIEEHITPNSAPAQWPGVSSLISLMTSAREEDQPRLNVLLCEAVVAVYLALLIHGLGTHSSNELFRLAAHPLNNRVWAAVFGGGAKVIIKPKRPEAPPVPADFEAARPEESQETGRPEQSSLTSNPTPIPTETQRPKRPPPPVSRGEGLGTVAPATKASSPPQPPAEDVDRYRRRFNMRMLVPGRPVKETPATPPPVPTERPAYREKFIPPELSMWDYFVAKPFLPLSDSNALCDSDESGAEDDEDDDDAFLSDTQITEHSDPNSYSWTLIRLVMVKLAQHNVKNFLPLTGLDFAELPVTSPLSNAMLKTLENWEQLLQERMNKFDGPPPNYINTYPTDLSAGGGPAILRHKAMLEPDNTPFKTKNHLSFPARRLWHFLVKQEVLQETLIRYIFTKKRKQSESVENHMDRISPNCIAGASSPYKVEADLGYPGGKAKIIHKESDIIMAFAINKANSNEIVLASTHDVQEVDVSSLVAVQPYTWIGEDFDKESRSSDDIDHRSSHTNIAQASSAPFAPPQMPVSASMPWLGSGQTSMGASVIMKRNLNNVKRMTSHPIYQYYMTGAQDGSVRMFEWNRPQQLICFRQAGNARVTRLYFNSQGNKCGVADGEGFLSLWQVNQTSSNPKPYLSWQCHTKTCGDFAFITSSSLIATAGQSNDNRNVCLWDTLISPSNTMVHAFPCHENGATVLQYAPKQQLLITGGRKGFVCVFDIRQRQLLHTFQAHDSAIKALALDAFEDFFVTGSAEGNMKVWKLAGHGLMHSFSTEHAKQSIFRNIGAGVMQVETRPGNRIFTCGADGTLKMRVLPDRYNIPSSLVDVL; from the exons gcCTATGGCTCAGGTTGTGATGTGGTGATCTTGGCTAGTGACTTTGAGTGTGTGCAGATTATCCCGGGAGCTCAGAATGGAAACATACAGGTGGGCTGCGTGGAGTGCTCTCACCAGCTTGGCAGG ATCGCTGCGTCCTACGGAAACACAGTATGCATCTTTGAACCTCTTTCTACCAACCCAAACAAACGCCACAAG CAGCTTAACTATCAGTGGCAAAAGACAGGACAGTTCTTCCTCGATGCCATCACCTACAACCTGGCCTGGGACCCACAAG GGAACCGTATCCTAGCAGCAACCGAGCGCCTCCAGCTGTGGGCGCCGCCACTGACAGATGCCCTGATAGAGGAGGAAGATGGGCAGATGACTGATGATAAGCCCCACCCTGTCCTCAATGACTGGAACTGTGTCTGGCAGTGCAA GACTGCTGCATCTGTCCATGTTGCCAAGTGGTCTCCTGACGGGGAGTACTTTGCAACAGTTGGGAAG GATGACTGTTTACTCAAGGTGTGGTATCCCACCACGGGCTGGAGGTCTGCGGTGGTCGTTCAGGACCTCTCTGATAAAAAACCTCCTCCCGTTAACTTCTCATTTGTTTACCTGGCACATCCTCGCTCGGTCACTGGCATGTCCTGGAGGAAGACCAGCAAATTCATGGCCAA GGGTTCAGTTTGCAATGTATTGCTGACATCCTGCGAGGATGGTGTGTGTAGGTTGTGGTCAGAGACCCTGCTGCCAGAAGACAGCCTGCTTGGAGGACAGATCTCCGAGAACACACACTCCTTCAGCTCCAGCCTGCCAGGCCTGGCAGGCAATAAGGACAAGATCCAGCATGCTCTGGAG TCAATCCACCACCTGAAGCATCTGCGCCGAGGCCGGCGACGGTCCTCCGCTCTGGTGGCACACAGTGAGCTGCTGCCCTCTCAGCTCGGCACACAGGACGCACACACTCACCGCCACATCGCTCATCATGCCAATGCCCTGTGTCACTTCCACATCTCAGCCAGTATTAACCCCAACACAG ATATCCCACCAGTGCTGGCTGATTCTGCAGTGTTCAACCCAGATGATGGCAGTGGTGGTGGAGGCTTTGTGGTTCACTGGCTCAACAATAAAGACCTCAGCTTCACTTCTTCCATGGACCTATTTATGCTGCAGCTCCGTAAGTTCTCTGaacagcagctggagcagaCCACTGAGGACCCCCTGGACCCTGAAGGATCCCCTCTGAAGTTTGACTTTG ACCTGGATGAGATGTCTGACAAAGCCTCCTCGGAGCACGGTGAGGAGGGCGAGCCAGGGGAGCAGGGTAGCACCAAGGCCTCCTCCCCTGGTTCCAGCTCCAGCATGCCTTTGCCCTCCATGCTGctggagaggaagatggagacaTTGACCACAGAGTGGAACAAGAGCCCAGATATGCTGTTCACCATCCACCCTGCCGATGGATCGTTCCTGGTTTGGCATGTGAAGTACTTGGATGAATTCAACCAAGGCATCTTCAGGCAGGTGCAG GTGTCCTTCTCCTCTCGTATTCCAGTGGCATTTCCTACCGGTGATGCCAACTCgttgagtaaaaacattctgaTGTACGCCTGCACTCTGTCTGAAGGTGAGAGTTCCGGGGCAGGGGACCAGGGGAGGATGGTCCAACGTATGTCCCGCTCTGCTTCGGCCTCAGCAGGGCTGGGATCACCCACCCTGGCCTCCTCTCCCAACCCTCGGCCTGGCatcagtcctgctgtcatgatGGTGTCCAAGCATGTTGATGGATCTCTCAATCAG TGGGCAGTGACATTTGCTGAGCGTTCTGCCTTCTCCAACGTATTGACCGTATCTCACAAGTTCCGGTACTGCGGCCACCGCTTTCATCTGAATGACCAAGCCTGCCACACagtgctgccactgctgctgacCTCCTCTCACCATAATGCTCTGCTCACCCCTCCGTCGGCCCCTGGCAGCCTGGAAGGAGAGCAGCCCCCTACCATTCCCCTACCAAAGGGTCTTACCAG CAGGAAGCAGCTTCGTAACGCAGCTACAAGGACCTTCCATGACCCCAACGCCATCTATAGTGAGCTGATCTTGTGGAGGGTGGACCACATTGGACCCCTGTCCTGCACTGGAGGGGTCTCCGAACTCGCCCGTATCAACTCCTTGCACACCTCTGCCTTCAGCAATGTTGCTTGGCTACCTACACTAGTACCCAGCTCTGTACTCG GAACTTACTGTAACAGTGCCAGCGCCTGCTTCGTGGCATCAGATGGTAAAAACCTGCGTCTCTATCAAGCCGTGGTGGATGCCAGAAAACTGCTGGATGAGCTGTCAGATCCTGAAACGTCT AAACTGGTGGGCGAAGTGTTTAACATTGTCAGCCAGCAGTCCACTGCCAGACCTGGATGTATCATAGAGTTGGACGTCATTACAAACCAG TGTGGCGCCAACACCCAGCTGCTGCATGTCTTCCAAGAGGACTTCATTCTAGGTTACAAGCCCCAGAAAGAGCCAGAAGCATACACACCAGCCTTTCCACCTGGTGGAG ATTACCTACCTGCCCCATTCTCTGAGAAGTTCTTCCTGGTGGTCATAGAAAAGGATCTCAACAGGAactctgtgctgcagatgtgGCACCTACACCTCAAGTCTGTGCAGGCCTGTGTTG ATGAGCCGAGCCCAGATTATAGCTTCCAAAGCCAGCTAATGGTTCCCAATCAAGTTGTGAATGCCGACTCGTCTCCGGAGACCTCTCCTATCAGACCCCTGCCACGGTCAGCCTCTACAGCCAATTTACAATCAGCAAGCAAACTCATCCTCAGCTCCAAGCTGGTGTACAGCAAGCGTCTCGACCTGCCCCACGGGGTGGAGGTTACCAGGGCCACCCCCTCTGCAG GTCATTTAAGTTCCTCCTCTATCTACCCTGTGTGCCTGGCTCCATACTTGATTGTTACTGCCTGCTCTGACTCTCGCGTGCGGTTCTGGCACTGTGCTGTGGAGTGCGATGATGGGTATAGCAAAGATGATCAAGACAATCTTGTGTACCGCTGGGAGCCCTGGGCCCTGATgaatgaggaggaagacaaCAACAGTGCTGTGGGTGTGTATGGACGGCCTGTAGCTGTGTCCTGCTCCTACATCGGCAGGCTGGCCGTGGCGTTTAAAAAGCCACGACAAGGACAG CTGCTGGGTTCTGAAAAGGACTTCTCTATGCACGTGTCCATTTATGAGTGTGAGTCCACCGGGGGCTCAGAGTGGGTTTTAGAGCAAACTCTCCACCTGGATGACTTCACCCGCCCCTCGTCAACCCTAGATCCAAGAGTCAGCGTGGACTCCAACCTCTTTGTCTACAGCAG GTCTGACCTGTACATGAGCAGGGACCATAGCTCCCCCAACATTAAGCACTACGTCCACCTGGACTGGCTGTCAAAGGAGGATGGTTCTCACATTCTCACCGTGGGAGTTGGATCCAACATTCTCATGTACGGTCGTATCTCCGGAATGGTCAATGAGCAGACTAGCAGCAAGGAGGGGGTGGCTGTTATCACCCTTCCTCTAGGGGGCAGTATCAAACAGGGGATCCGCTCCCGCTGGATCCTGCTTCGGTCGGTGGACCTCTTGTCCTCCGTAGACGGCACACCATCTCTGCCAGTCTCCCTTTCCTGGGTGAGGGATGGCATCCTGGTGGTGGGTATGGACTGTGAGATGCACGTGTATGCCCAGTGGCATCAGGACAAGAAGCCTGGCGAAGGGGAGGAGGGCAACCTATCATCCGCAGACATTGCTGGAGGTCAAACCGCAAACTCTGTCTTTGAAGGAAGAGCCAGGTCTAAAAGTGTGTTTGAAGGGAGCGCCGCAGTGGACGAGGCCCTTCGTGCCCCAGCAGGACTTCAGGAAGGTGGACTGTTTGAGGCGGCTCACTCCCTGTCTCCGACTCTACCCCAGTACCATCCCACCCAGCTGCTAGAACTCATGGACCTGGGCAAGGTTCGGCGTGCCAAG gccATCCTTGCTCACCTGGTGAAGTGTATTGCCGGGGAAGTTGCTGTTGTGAGAGATGTGGAGGCAGGTGAGGGCGGTGCCAGGAGACATCTGTCCCGGACCATCAGTGTGACTGGCAGCACAGCAAAAGACACCATTGTGGCTGGCCGCGATGGGGGCAGGGACTACACAGAAATCAACTCCATCCCTCCGTTGCCCCTGTATTCCCTCATGTTGGCTGACCTAGATACCTCATACAAAGGAGCGGAAGAGGCTGCTAAGGGAGCTAAGGTGGCCGACGGCGAGGGAGCCCAGAAGTCCACAGAGGACCAGTATTCTGACCTCTTCCAG GTGCCAACAGTTACCACAGATGACTTTGTGAACTTTGCCACCGACAAACCAGAGAAGAAGTCTCGAGTTATCAATCTCTCTCAATATGGACCTACGTACTTTGGACCAGAGCATGCTCAG GTATTATCCAGTCACCTTATGCACTCCAGCCTGCCAGGATTGACCAGACTAGAGCAGATGTTCTTGGTGGCCTTGGCTGATACTGTTGCAACAACCAGTGCAGAGGTTGCCGGCTCCACTGATCAACAGTACTCAG GTGCCGAGGCCCTCGATGAGTGCGGACTGAGGTACCTGCTGGCCATGCGTCTTCATACCTGCCTGCTCACCTCTCTACCCCCCCTCTACCGCATGCAGCTGCTCCACCAGG GCCTATCAACATGCCACTTTGCATGGGCCTTCCACTCTGAGGCGGAAGAAGAGCTGCTGAACATGATCCCAGCCATGCAGAGAGGCGATCCACAATGGTCTGAGCTCAGAGCTGTCGGAGTGGGTTGGTGGATACGCAACATCAACACTCTGAGGAAAATGGTGGAGAAG TTAGGTAAAGCTGCGTTCCAGAGACACAACGACCCTTTAGATGCTGCTTTGTTCTACTTGGCCATGAAGAAGAAAGCTGTCCTGTGGGGGCTCTTCAG gtCTCAGCATGATGAGAAGATGACTCAGTTCTTCAAGAACAACTTCACTGAGGACCGCTGGAGGAAGGCAGCTCTGAAAAATGCTTTCTCCCTGCTGGGAAAGCAGCGCTTTGAACAGTCCGCTGCCTTCTTCCTCCTGGCTGGATCTCTCAAAGACGCCATAGAG GTGTTGTTGGAGAAAATGGAAGATCTCCAGCTCGCCATGATAGTAGCAAGGCTGTATGAGGCGGACTTTGAGAATTCATCCACCTGCCAAGGCCTCCTTTATGAGAAGGTCCTGGGCTGTAACAGGGACGGAAGTGGTTACCACTGTTCCAGACTTCACCCTGACCCATTCCTCCGCAGCATAGCTTACTGGATCATGAAGGATTACACCCAAGCCCTGGACACACTGTTGGAGCGAATCCCCAAAGAGGATGATGAGAACCCTG ATGTGATGGTGAAATCGTGCAACCCGGTGGTGTTCAGTTTCTATAACTACCTGAGGACACACCCTTTGATCATCCGTCGGCACTTTGCAAATCCAGAGGGCACAGCAGCAACCGTGGGCCTCACTGCCGAGAAGAGCAGCGCAGATGAGATCAATCTTATAGAGCGCAAACTGTTCTTTACCACTGCCAACGCACACTTCAAG GTGGGATGCCCTGTTCTGGCTCTGGAAGTTCTCTCCAAGATTCCCAAAGTTACCAAGAAATCTGGCTCCTCGCCTCTCAGCAAAGCTTCATCCAAGGCCAACTTGAACTCGAGTCAACCCCTGGAAAATGGCACCCAGGGAGGTGTGGACTGGGGCTTCCCAGCAGCCCCCGCCCAAGCCTGGGGAGGAAATGATAGCACAGGTGGATTGGATTGGAGTCAGCCTGTGGTCAAGGTGGAGGATGACGGGTTAAAGCTGGACTGGGGAAATGacaatgaagatgatgaagatgaggatgatggTCTGACCATGAAGAAACCAGAGGCTGAAACCAAAGCAGACGGAGGTTCAGAGAGCAGTGGCTCCAAACTACAGAGAGAGAACTCACAG GGCGAGTCAGAGGTTGACGTGATAGCAGAGCAGCTGAAGTTCCGCGCCTGTCTGAAGATCCTGATGACAGAGCTGCGTACTCTAGCCACAGGCTTTGAGGTGGATGGAGGGAAGCTCCGCTTTCAGCTCTACAGTTGGCTGGAGAAAGAGATCGCAGCCATGCACAAGATCTGCAACTACAAG gtggaggggaaggaggaggattCAGAGGTGGAGCGCTGGGGAGAGCGTACAGCATCAGTTGACATATCAGACGAGGCCTTGGAGCATATAGAGGCCGGGGCCTACGAGCGCCACCAGATGGAACGACGCCGTCTTCAAGCCAAGCAGCAGCACTCTGAGAGGCGCAAGGCATGGCTGAGGAAGAACCAGGCCCTGCTGAGGGTGTTTCTGTCCTACTGCAGCCTTCACGGAGCCAAGGGGGGAGGAGTCACCTCAGTTCGAATGGAGCTTCTGTTCCTTTTGCAGGAGAGCCAGCAG GAACTCACAGTTAAGCAGCTGCagtctcctctgcctctgcccACCACACTGCCTCTGCTATCCGCCTGCATTGCCCCCACAAAGACAGTTATAGCTAACCCCGTTCTCCACCTCAGCAACCACATTCACGACATCCTCCACACCATCACCCTCATGGATGCCCCGCCACACCCTGACTTCATGGATGATCGG GTAAATACTCTGCACACGCTAGCAGCATCTCTGTCTGCTTGCATCTATCAAGCACTGTGTGACAGCCACAGCTACAG CAGCCAGACAGAAGCCAACCAGTTTACAGGCATGGTGTACCAGGGCCTGCTGCTCAGTGAGAGGAAACGACTCCGCACAGAAAGCATTGAAGAGCACATAACTCCCAACTCCGCTCCTGCACAGTGGCCAG GTGTGTCGTCCCTGATTTCTCTGATGACCTCTGCCAGAGAGGAGGACCAGCCGAGGCTCAACGTGCTGCTATGCGAAGCGGTCGTGGCCGTTTATCTCGCGCTGCTCATCCATGGCCTGGGCACTCACAGCAGCAATGAACTCTTCCGCCTGGCAGCACATCCCCTCAACAACCGTGTGTGGGCAGCCGTCTTTGGGGGAGGGGCCAAAGTCATTATTAAGCCAAAGAGACCCGAGGCCCCACCAG TGCCAGCTGATTTTGAGGCAGCCAGGCCAGAGGAATCTCAGGAGACAGGAAGACCTGAGCAGAGCAGCCTCACCTCAAACCCCACTCCCATCCCCACTGAAACCCAGCGCCCCAAACGACCCCCTCCTCCCGTTTCAAGGGGAGAGGGGTTAGGCACTGTGGCACCAGCAACTAAGGCCAGCT CTCCACCCCAGCCCCCAGCGGAGGATGTGGATCGATACAGACGTAGGTTCAACATGAGGATGCTTGTTCCTGGACGCCCTGTAAAGGAGACACCAGCCACCCCGCCTCCTGTGCCCACAGAGAGACCCGCATACAGGGAGAAGTTCATTCCCCCAGAGCTGAGCATGTGGGACTACTTTGTGGCCAAA CCCTTCCTACCACTGTCAGACAGCAACGCTCTGTGTGACTCAGACGAAAGCGGTGcggaggatgatgaagatgacgacGACGCCTTCCTTTCTGACACCCAGATAACAGAGCACTCTGATCCTAACTCCTACAG CTGGACGCTGATCCGTCTCGTTATGGTGAAACTGGCTCAGCACAACGTAAAGAACTTCCTCCCTCTCACTGGCCTCGACTTCGCAG agCTGCCGGTCACCTCTCCTCTCAGCAACGCTATGTTAAAGACTTTAGAGAATTGGGAGCAGCTCCTGCAAGAGCGAATGAACAAGTTTGACGGCCCGCCTCCCAACTACATCAACACTTACCCTACTGACCTTAGCGCAGGAGGGGGCCCCGCCATACTCCGACACAAGGCCATGCTGGAGCCAGACAACACACCCTTCAA GACAAAGAACCACCTGTCCTTTCCAGCCCGGCGTCTTTGGCACTTCCTGGTCAAACAGGAAGTTCTTCAGGAGACTTTGATCCGTTACATTTTTACTAAGAAAAGGAAGCAGAGCGAG tCTGTAGAGAACCATATGGACCGTATAAGCCCAAACTGCATAGCAGGAGCTAGCAGTCCCTATAAG GTGGAGGCAGATCTGGGCTACCCAGGAGGCAAAGCTAAAATCATTCACAAGGAGTCTGATATAATCATGGCATTTGCCATCAATAAG gCTAACTCCAATGAGATAGTGTTGGCCTCCACTCATGACGTTCAGGAGGTGGACGTGTCCAGTCTGGTTGCTGTCCAGCCCTACACCTGGATAGGGGAAGACTTTGATAAGGAGTCGCGCAG ctctGATGACATAGACCACCGTTCTTCTCATACCAACATTGCCCAGGCCAGCTCTGCCCCCTTTGCACCACCGCAGATGCCGGTCTCTGCATCCATGCCATGGCTCGGCAGTGGGCAGACCAGCATGGGAGCCAGCGTG aTTATGAAGAGAAATCTAAATAATGTGAAGAGAATGACATCCCATCCCATCTATCAGTATT aCATGACGGGGGCTCAGGACGGTAGTGTGAGAATGTTTGAATGGAACAGACCTCAGCAGCTCATTTGCTTCAGACAAGCAGGCAACGCTCGAGTCACCCGCCTCTATTTTAACTCTCAAGGCAATAAG TGTGGAGTTGCTGACGGAGAGGGCTTCCTCAGTCTCTGGCAGGTCAACCAGACATCCTCCAACCCCAAACCCTACCTG AGTTGGCAGTGTCACACTAAGACTTGTGGCGATTTTGCCTTCATCACGTCCTCCAGCCTCATCGCCACAGCTGGACAGTCCAATGATAACAG AAATGTTTGCCTGTGGGATACTCTGATTTCACCTAGCAATACCATGGTCCATG CGTTCCCCTGCCATGAGAACGGGGCCACTGTGCTGCAGTACGCTCctaaacagcagctgctgatcACTGGGGGCAGAAAGGGCTTTGTGTGCGTGTTCGACATCCGCCAGAGGCAGCTGCTCCACACTTTCCAGGCCCATGACTCAGCCATCAAGGCGCTTGCACTGGATGCCTTTGAGGACTTCTTCGTTACTGGCTCCGCTGAGGGCAACATGAAG gtttGGAAGTTAGCCGGCCACGGGCTCATGCATTCTTTCAGCACCGAGCATGCCAAGCAGTCCATCTTCCGTAACATTGGCGCCGGTGTCATGCAGGTGGAGACGCGGCCCGGTAATCGCATCTTCACCTGCGGAGCTGACGGAACCCTGAAGATGAGGGTCCTCCCCGACCGCTACAATATCCCCAGCAGCTTGGTCGACGTCCTGTAA